In Janibacter sp. CX7, a single genomic region encodes these proteins:
- a CDS encoding rhodanese-like domain-containing protein, whose protein sequence is MILTQYYLGCLSHGSYLIADEGSRRAVVVDPQRDIQQYLADAAAHDLTIVGVINTHVHADFVAGHLELAAATSAWIGYGPTAAERAEFEVRTLAGRDRIELGDEVTLEILETPGHTWESISVLVHERGVPHAVLTGDSLFIGGVGRPDLVVSDGSTAEDLATAMHHTLHDVLLPLPDETKVMPAHGAGSSCGRGLSDELESTIAAQRASNPFAAEMSVEDFIGMVTTGQPSAPAYFQVDAMLNLRQRDLLEPGQSVVPFTPAEVVAAIAGGVTVVDARSPEDFARGHLAGSVNVGLDGRFAETVGTVVDHAAEVLLVAPEGRAAEAALRMGRIGHDAVVGHVAAPLTLDGPLAPLMTTSERTEVADLAALPEQTVVVDVRNAGERADGQVIPGAVHIPLAELARRHDELPTDRPLLVHCAGGWRSSVAASLLRSVGHADVTDLVGGYAAWEQQTVDA, encoded by the coding sequence ATGATCCTCACCCAGTACTACCTCGGCTGCCTCTCGCACGGCTCCTACCTCATCGCCGACGAAGGGAGCCGCCGCGCCGTCGTCGTCGACCCCCAGCGCGACATCCAGCAGTACCTCGCCGACGCCGCGGCGCACGACCTGACGATCGTCGGGGTCATCAACACGCACGTCCACGCCGACTTCGTCGCCGGTCACCTCGAGCTGGCCGCAGCGACCAGCGCGTGGATCGGCTACGGGCCGACGGCGGCCGAGCGCGCCGAGTTCGAGGTGCGCACCCTCGCCGGGCGCGACCGCATCGAGCTCGGTGACGAGGTCACCCTCGAGATCCTCGAGACCCCCGGTCACACGTGGGAGTCGATCAGCGTCCTCGTGCACGAGCGCGGCGTCCCGCACGCGGTGCTCACCGGCGACTCACTCTTCATCGGCGGCGTCGGCCGGCCCGACCTCGTCGTCTCCGACGGCTCCACCGCCGAGGACCTCGCCACGGCGATGCACCACACCCTCCACGACGTGCTGCTCCCGCTGCCCGACGAGACCAAGGTGATGCCGGCGCACGGTGCCGGGTCCTCCTGCGGCCGTGGGCTCTCCGACGAGCTCGAGTCGACGATCGCGGCGCAGCGCGCGAGCAATCCCTTTGCTGCGGAGATGTCGGTCGAGGACTTCATCGGAATGGTGACGACCGGCCAACCTTCCGCGCCCGCGTACTTCCAGGTCGATGCCATGCTCAACCTGCGCCAGCGCGACCTGCTCGAGCCCGGGCAGTCGGTCGTCCCCTTCACGCCGGCCGAGGTGGTCGCCGCGATCGCCGGCGGCGTCACCGTCGTCGACGCCCGCTCGCCCGAGGACTTCGCCCGCGGGCACCTCGCGGGCTCGGTCAACGTCGGCCTCGACGGCCGCTTCGCCGAGACGGTCGGCACCGTCGTCGACCACGCCGCCGAGGTCCTCCTCGTGGCGCCCGAGGGCCGGGCGGCCGAGGCGGCGCTGCGGATGGGGCGGATCGGCCACGACGCGGTCGTCGGCCACGTCGCCGCGCCGCTCACGCTCGACGGTCCGCTCGCCCCCCTCATGACGACGAGCGAGCGCACCGAGGTCGCCGACCTCGCGGCGCTGCCCGAGCAGACCGTCGTCGTCGACGTGCGCAATGCCGGCGAGCGCGCCGACGGGCAGGTCATCCCCGGCGCCGTCCACATCCCCCTGGCCGAGCTCGCCCGCCGCCACGACGAGCTGCCGACCGACCGTCCGCTGCTCGTGCACTGCGCCGGCGGGTGGCGCTCGTCCGTCGCGGCGAGCCTGCTGCGCTCGGTCGGCCACGCGGACGTCACCGACCTCGTCGGTGGGTACGCGGCCTGGGAGCAGCAGACCGTCGACGCCTGA
- a CDS encoding rhodanese-like domain-containing protein, whose protein sequence is MTTVTTRPMTLTATDLRDWLAEPAGPRLVDVRTPAEFAASHIPGSYNVPLPLLEEHRRELAEHLDDDVVLVCRSGARASRAESALADTGTDHLHVLDGGITAWESAGGDVVAGEGGWDLERQVRLVAGSVVLTGILASTVVPQAKWLSAGIGAGLTGAALTNTCAMGALLARMPHNRRHEPTPEAVFAQLRGGRN, encoded by the coding sequence ATGACCACCGTCACCACCCGCCCTATGACCCTCACCGCGACCGACCTGCGGGACTGGCTCGCCGAGCCGGCTGGCCCGCGTCTCGTCGACGTGCGCACGCCGGCGGAGTTCGCCGCGTCGCACATCCCCGGCTCCTACAACGTGCCGCTGCCGCTCCTCGAGGAGCACCGCCGCGAGCTGGCCGAGCACCTCGACGACGACGTCGTCCTCGTGTGCCGCTCGGGCGCGCGCGCCTCCCGGGCCGAGAGCGCCCTGGCCGATACCGGGACGGACCACCTGCACGTCCTCGACGGCGGCATCACCGCGTGGGAGAGCGCTGGCGGTGACGTCGTCGCGGGTGAAGGGGGCTGGGATCTCGAGCGTCAGGTCCGCCTCGTCGCCGGCTCCGTCGTCCTCACCGGCATCCTCGCGAGCACCGTCGTCCCGCAGGCCAAGTGGCTTTCCGCGGGCATCGGCGCGGGCCTGACCGGCGCCGCCCTGACCAACACCTGCGCGATGGGCGCGCTCCTCGCGCGCATGCCCCACAACCGTCGCCACGAGCCCACCCCCGAGGCCGTCTTCGCGCAGCTGCGCGGCGGCCGGAACTGA
- a CDS encoding sulfite exporter TauE/SafE family protein, which translates to MHLVALLAVVPLGLAIGLALGALGGGGSILAVPVLVHLLGQGPVAATTGSLVIVGITSALSLPAHHRVGRVRFGQGLTFGLLGVVGAVAGSAASRAVDPDVLMTTFAVLMAVVAVLMLRRGTRPEADLGRHEPILTLNPVTCACPRLLKLVVAASLVGLLTGFLGVGGGFVVVPALVMVLGFPMPVAVGTSLLVIAVNSATSLVARFQHGAGELDWPLILGFAAAAVVGSLLGSRVADRIPAQRLSKAFAVLVLGVAALTAAQALPGLLA; encoded by the coding sequence ATGCACCTCGTCGCACTCCTCGCCGTCGTCCCGCTCGGGCTGGCCATCGGCCTTGCCCTGGGTGCCCTCGGCGGTGGCGGCTCGATCCTCGCCGTGCCCGTGCTCGTCCACCTGCTCGGCCAGGGGCCGGTCGCGGCGACGACGGGCTCGCTCGTCATCGTCGGCATCACGTCCGCTCTCTCCCTGCCGGCCCACCACCGGGTCGGGCGGGTGCGCTTCGGTCAGGGGCTGACCTTCGGCCTGCTCGGCGTCGTCGGCGCTGTCGCCGGGTCCGCGGCCTCACGTGCGGTCGACCCCGATGTCCTCATGACGACCTTCGCGGTCCTCATGGCGGTCGTGGCGGTGCTCATGCTGCGTCGCGGCACCCGCCCGGAGGCCGACCTCGGGCGGCACGAGCCGATCCTCACCCTCAACCCCGTGACCTGCGCCTGCCCGCGCCTGCTCAAGCTCGTCGTCGCCGCGAGTCTCGTCGGCCTCCTCACAGGCTTCCTCGGGGTGGGCGGCGGCTTTGTCGTCGTGCCTGCGCTCGTCATGGTCCTCGGCTTCCCGATGCCGGTCGCCGTGGGCACCTCCCTGCTCGTCATCGCCGTCAACAGCGCGACCTCCCTCGTCGCCCGCTTCCAGCACGGCGCCGGCGAGCTCGACTGGCCGCTGATCCTCGGCTTCGCCGCGGCGGCGGTCGTCGGCAGCCTCCTCGGCAGCCGCGTCGCCGACCGCATCCCCGCGCAGCGCCTCTCCAAGGCCTTCGCGGTCCTCGTCCTGGGCGTCGCGGCCCTCACCGCCGCGCAGGCCCTCCCCGGGCTGCTCGCCTGA
- a CDS encoding DUF302 domain-containing protein, translated as MQYALTTTVNAPFDRALTATREALADEGFGVLSEIDLAGTLKAKVDADLDPYVILGACRPQLAEQAVAHEPSIGLLLPCNVVVRADGAARSVVEALDPDMMVGVTDNDRLKDVASDARTRLDNALASLPSRVS; from the coding sequence ATGCAGTACGCCCTGACCACGACCGTGAACGCCCCCTTCGACCGGGCCCTGACCGCAACCCGCGAGGCACTGGCCGACGAAGGTTTTGGTGTGCTCAGCGAGATCGACCTCGCCGGCACGCTCAAGGCCAAAGTGGACGCCGACCTCGATCCCTACGTCATCCTCGGCGCCTGCCGCCCCCAGCTCGCCGAGCAGGCCGTCGCGCACGAGCCGTCGATCGGGCTCCTCCTGCCGTGCAACGTCGTCGTGCGCGCTGACGGCGCAGCGCGCAGCGTCGTCGAGGCCCTCGACCCCGACATGATGGTCGGGGTGACGGACAACGACCGCCTGAAGGACGTCGCGTCCGACGCCCGCACCCGCCTCGACAACGCTCTGGCCTCGCTGCCGAGCAGGGTCTCCTGA
- a CDS encoding metal-sensitive transcriptional regulator, with amino-acid sequence MVTLDIEDMGPVINRLRRAQGQIGGVIRLIEEGRDCKDVVTQLAAASRALDRAGFAIVSSGLRECLSSPDGVDEDDRAAMEKLFLTLA; translated from the coding sequence ATGGTCACCCTCGACATCGAGGACATGGGCCCGGTCATCAACCGGCTGCGCCGCGCACAGGGTCAGATCGGCGGCGTGATCCGCCTCATCGAGGAGGGACGCGACTGCAAGGACGTCGTGACCCAGCTCGCCGCGGCAAGCCGCGCCCTCGACCGCGCGGGCTTCGCCATCGTCTCCTCGGGCCTGCGGGAGTGCCTCTCCTCGCCCGACGGGGTCGACGAGGACGACCGCGCCGCGATGGAAAAGCTCTTCCTCACCCTCGCCTGA
- a CDS encoding WXG100 family type VII secretion target translates to MAVTQGGDPQRMREVSEQLADSAEHLQGITHRGTGLLATLLANWSGLDAQGFAHAWPDARSALVRAEATCRAMATGLQQQADEQERASAGRTGAIAGVSAGRALGTGSPDALAGLRAPIVTGLTDLPLTNELTAPAAPPPPADDPLEGQLGEIPPEVAAQWETYTDDERRAILEQMVLEQAEEYGIEPPPIVTFKNTKDLAGEYYDPNLWNGGRGRVVIDDTNLADPDVLNTASHETRHAMQQQAVEDGTTSWWEDWRGVEPTYDNGVTPEEVEAWHENQGDYTEWDEDPQGYVDQPLEADAFEEERRRAEELTPEELDRLLEASESG, encoded by the coding sequence GTGGCCGTGACGCAGGGCGGGGACCCGCAGCGGATGCGCGAGGTGAGCGAGCAGCTCGCCGACAGTGCGGAGCACCTCCAGGGCATCACCCATCGGGGCACCGGGCTGCTGGCAACACTGCTCGCGAACTGGTCGGGCCTCGACGCGCAGGGCTTCGCGCACGCGTGGCCCGACGCCCGGTCCGCCCTGGTCCGGGCGGAGGCGACGTGCCGCGCGATGGCGACCGGCCTGCAGCAGCAGGCCGACGAGCAGGAGCGTGCGAGCGCGGGGCGCACCGGGGCGATCGCGGGCGTGAGCGCGGGGCGTGCGCTCGGCACGGGATCGCCCGACGCCCTGGCCGGGCTGCGGGCGCCGATCGTCACCGGCCTGACCGATCTGCCCCTGACCAACGAGCTCACCGCGCCGGCCGCACCGCCGCCGCCCGCCGACGACCCGCTCGAGGGGCAGCTCGGCGAGATCCCGCCCGAGGTCGCGGCGCAGTGGGAGACCTACACGGACGACGAGCGTCGAGCGATCCTCGAGCAGATGGTCCTCGAGCAGGCGGAGGAGTACGGCATCGAGCCGCCACCGATCGTCACCTTCAAGAACACGAAGGACCTGGCCGGCGAGTACTACGACCCCAACCTGTGGAACGGCGGTCGCGGCCGGGTCGTCATCGACGACACCAACCTCGCCGACCCCGACGTGCTCAACACCGCGTCGCACGAGACCCGCCACGCCATGCAGCAGCAGGCCGTGGAGGATGGCACGACGAGCTGGTGGGAGGACTGGCGCGGCGTCGAGCCGACGTACGACAACGGGGTGACGCCCGAAGAGGTGGAGGCCTGGCACGAGAACCAAGGCGACTACACCGAGTGGGACGAGGACCCGCAGGGATATGTCGACCAGCCGCTCGAGGCCGATGCCTTCGAGGAGGAGCGTCGCCGAGCCGAGGAGCTCACCCCCGAGGAGCTCGACCGACTGCTCGAGGCCTCCGAGTCCGGCTGA
- a CDS encoding GNAT family N-acetyltransferase, translating into MIGPAPLLPIITERLLLRPYTHDDLDASLAYYGDPQVARHLLEPPWTPAVARERIAERVERTGLDGPRRALALVVEHEGRVVGDVAVWARDATGATCEVGWSFRPDVAGQGFATEAAAAVLDHAFDHHGVHRVVAELDARNLASAALCERLGMRHEATHRQDLFSKGEWTDTLAYAALASDRPRDVGDAIVVSAVDLRDATGRVLTVRKRGTAAFMHPGGKPEQGETAAECALREVEEELGLVLDAERLELVAVHRTAAANEAGRPLIASVFRHPHLSDVTGPVVHPAGEIDEVRWTASDEPLPDDVAPLLRWLVAREA; encoded by the coding sequence ATGATCGGCCCCGCCCCGTTGCTGCCGATCATCACGGAGCGGCTGCTCCTGCGGCCCTACACCCACGACGATCTCGACGCCAGCCTCGCGTACTACGGCGACCCGCAGGTGGCGCGTCACCTGCTCGAGCCACCGTGGACCCCGGCGGTCGCCCGGGAGCGCATCGCCGAGCGCGTCGAGCGGACCGGCCTCGACGGACCGAGGCGGGCGCTGGCACTCGTCGTCGAGCACGAGGGGCGGGTCGTCGGCGACGTCGCCGTGTGGGCGAGGGACGCGACCGGCGCCACCTGCGAGGTCGGATGGTCCTTCCGCCCCGACGTCGCCGGGCAGGGCTTCGCGACGGAGGCCGCTGCAGCGGTCCTCGACCATGCCTTCGACCACCACGGCGTGCACCGCGTCGTCGCCGAGCTCGATGCCCGCAACCTCGCCTCGGCCGCGCTGTGCGAGCGCCTCGGCATGCGGCACGAGGCCACCCACCGGCAGGACCTCTTCAGCAAGGGCGAGTGGACGGACACGCTCGCGTACGCAGCGCTCGCGAGCGACCGGCCCCGTGACGTGGGTGACGCCATCGTCGTCAGCGCCGTCGACCTGCGCGATGCCACGGGGAGGGTGCTCACGGTGCGCAAGCGCGGCACCGCCGCCTTCATGCACCCCGGCGGCAAGCCCGAGCAGGGCGAGACCGCCGCGGAGTGCGCGCTGCGCGAGGTCGAGGAGGAGCTCGGCCTCGTGCTCGACGCGGAGCGGCTCGAGCTCGTCGCCGTCCACCGGACCGCGGCCGCCAACGAGGCGGGGCGACCGCTCATCGCGAGCGTCTTCCGCCACCCGCACCTGTCGGACGTCACGGGGCCGGTCGTGCACCCGGCCGGGGAGATCGACGAGGTCCGCTGGACGGCCAGCGACGAACCGCTGCCTGACGACGTCGCGCCGCTGCTGCGCTGGCTCGTCGCCCGGGAGGCGTGA
- a CDS encoding DUF4919 domain-containing protein, which translates to MSEAHAESLRELVTRYLSEQTPDNLAALRHAVRSSAGFDPDVDLREAVPLLEAGRHREALDAVRAKMPGAALNPSAHLLLAAAHEALGDDAAAQREATLHTLSVSSVLATGDGTQERPWSVLRVADEYDVMRAKGVTPRRQATRTVDGRVVDVHEVVDGPDVWFVLDPA; encoded by the coding sequence ATGAGCGAAGCCCACGCCGAGAGCCTGCGAGAGCTCGTGACGAGGTACCTGAGCGAGCAGACACCGGACAACCTGGCCGCGTTGCGTCACGCAGTCCGGTCGTCGGCCGGCTTCGACCCCGACGTCGACCTGCGCGAGGCCGTCCCGCTGCTCGAGGCCGGCCGACACCGCGAGGCGCTCGACGCGGTCCGGGCCAAGATGCCCGGTGCCGCCCTCAACCCCTCGGCCCACCTCCTGCTCGCCGCAGCCCACGAGGCGCTGGGTGACGACGCCGCTGCCCAGCGCGAAGCCACCCTGCACACGCTGTCGGTCTCGAGCGTGCTCGCCACGGGAGACGGCACGCAGGAGCGCCCGTGGTCCGTCCTGCGCGTCGCCGACGAGTACGACGTCATGCGGGCGAAGGGGGTGACCCCCCGCCGTCAGGCCACGCGCACCGTCGACGGTCGGGTCGTCGACGTGCACGAGGTCGTCGACGGTCCGGACGTGTGGTTCGTCCTCGACCCGGCATGA
- a CDS encoding GTP pyrophosphokinase family protein, translated as MTSAAQPSGLPELSDASLRQFAQIREDFTRMMLGYRFGMEQVATRLEILREEFAELHLDNPIEHISTRVKSPESILEKAARQEVPLEIPALREHITDIAGVRVICSFVADVYRLMAALTEQADISVRVVKDYIANPKPNGYRSLHVILEIPVFLSSGPVQVPVEVQFRTVAMDFWASTEHKIFYKYEGDVPAHLRQRITDAAATAARMDEEMAQLHRAVHGTD; from the coding sequence GTGACCAGCGCCGCCCAGCCCTCTGGCCTGCCCGAGCTCTCCGACGCGTCCCTGCGCCAGTTCGCGCAGATCCGCGAGGACTTCACCCGGATGATGCTCGGCTACCGCTTCGGCATGGAGCAGGTGGCCACGCGGCTGGAGATCCTGCGCGAGGAGTTCGCCGAGCTGCACCTCGACAACCCGATCGAGCACATCTCCACGCGGGTCAAGAGCCCCGAGTCGATCCTCGAGAAGGCGGCCCGCCAGGAGGTCCCGCTCGAGATCCCGGCGCTGCGCGAGCACATCACCGACATCGCCGGCGTGCGCGTCATCTGCTCCTTCGTCGCCGACGTCTACCGGCTGATGGCGGCGCTCACCGAGCAGGCGGACATCTCCGTGCGCGTGGTCAAGGACTACATCGCCAACCCCAAGCCCAACGGCTACCGGTCGCTGCACGTCATCCTCGAGATCCCGGTCTTCCTCTCGTCGGGGCCCGTCCAGGTGCCGGTGGAGGTGCAGTTCCGCACCGTGGCCATGGACTTCTGGGCGAGCACGGAGCACAAGATCTTCTACAAGTACGAGGGTGACGTGCCCGCCCACCTGCGCCAGCGGATCACCGACGCGGCCGCCACGGCGGCCCGGATGGACGAGGAGATGGCCCAGCTGCACCGGGCCGTCCACGGCACCGACTGA
- a CDS encoding NlpC/P60 family protein: MSMFYAGRHRAPSTKTPQRTGASLVAVAAVGLGTAAATAPAASAAPATVSAPSAASVSSASSATSTASFSGLVRRGARGYVVRQIQWRTGASADGVFGPLTESAVKRYQRRNGLVADGIVGPRTGTKMGLSSSRTTTTTSRTTTRTVAGSSLLSTAASLVGVPYRYGGTTTSGFDCSGFTQYVFARHGKSLPRTAEAQRQAATRVSSPQAGDLVFFGAPAYHVAIYAGNGMIYDAGSSPRAVTKRSLWTSAVSYGRF, encoded by the coding sequence ATGTCGATGTTCTACGCCGGGCGCCACCGCGCCCCGAGCACGAAGACCCCCCAGCGCACCGGCGCCAGCCTGGTGGCCGTCGCCGCCGTCGGCCTCGGTACCGCCGCCGCCACGGCGCCCGCCGCGAGCGCGGCACCCGCCACCGTGAGCGCCCCGTCCGCCGCCTCCGTCTCGTCGGCGTCGTCCGCGACGTCGACCGCGAGCTTCTCGGGCCTCGTCCGTCGCGGCGCCCGCGGCTACGTCGTCAGGCAGATCCAGTGGCGCACCGGCGCCAGCGCCGACGGCGTCTTCGGGCCCCTGACGGAGTCCGCGGTCAAGCGCTACCAGCGCCGCAACGGCCTCGTCGCCGATGGCATCGTCGGCCCCCGCACCGGCACCAAGATGGGCCTGAGCTCGAGCCGCACCACGACGACCACCTCGCGCACCACGACGCGCACGGTCGCCGGCTCCTCGCTCCTGTCGACCGCCGCCAGCCTCGTCGGCGTGCCCTACCGCTACGGCGGCACGACGACCTCCGGCTTCGACTGCTCGGGCTTCACGCAGTACGTCTTCGCCCGCCACGGCAAGAGCCTGCCGCGCACCGCCGAGGCGCAGCGCCAGGCCGCGACCCGCGTCTCCTCCCCGCAGGCCGGTGACCTCGTCTTCTTCGGCGCCCCGGCGTACCACGTCGCGATCTACGCCGGCAACGGCATGATCTACGACGCCGGCAGCAGCCCGCGCGCCGTCACCAAGCGCTCGCTGTGGACCAGCGCCGTCTCCTACGGGCGCTTCTGA
- a CDS encoding C40 family peptidase, whose product MSSTYTARHAATRTRSAAHRAGAGVLAATALGLGASMMTATSASANGGPTTPVEQTSTSTASAPSASTGSFTDIVREGDSGSVVEQIQDKVGVTADGAFGPETTAAVTEWQADEGLAADGVVGPETGSAMGLTGGSTSSAPSASTESTGSTVEVAQASTGASSSIVDTARGYVGSPYVMGGEDPSGFDCSGFVQYVYKQSTGKDLPRTTSEQQAAATPVSDPQPGDIVFFGNPAYHNGIYAGDGKIIDAGNSSTGVTERDIWTDDVSYGRF is encoded by the coding sequence ATGAGCAGCACCTACACCGCCCGTCACGCGGCGACCCGCACCCGCTCCGCCGCCCACCGGGCCGGCGCGGGCGTCCTCGCCGCCACGGCCCTTGGCCTCGGCGCGTCGATGATGACCGCCACGAGCGCCTCCGCCAACGGCGGACCCACGACCCCGGTCGAGCAGACCTCGACCAGCACCGCGAGCGCCCCGAGCGCGTCGACCGGCAGCTTCACCGACATCGTCCGCGAGGGCGACAGCGGCAGCGTCGTCGAGCAGATCCAGGACAAGGTCGGCGTCACCGCCGACGGCGCCTTCGGCCCGGAGACCACCGCGGCCGTCACCGAGTGGCAGGCCGACGAGGGCCTGGCGGCCGACGGCGTCGTCGGCCCCGAGACCGGCTCGGCCATGGGCCTGACCGGCGGCTCGACCTCGTCCGCCCCGAGCGCCTCCACCGAGAGCACCGGCTCGACCGTCGAGGTCGCGCAGGCGAGCACGGGCGCGAGCTCGTCGATCGTCGACACCGCCCGCGGCTACGTCGGCTCGCCCTACGTCATGGGTGGCGAGGACCCGTCCGGCTTCGACTGCTCCGGCTTCGTCCAGTACGTCTACAAGCAGTCGACCGGCAAGGACCTGCCGCGCACGACGAGCGAGCAGCAGGCGGCGGCCACCCCGGTCTCCGACCCGCAGCCCGGCGACATCGTCTTCTTCGGCAACCCCGCCTACCACAACGGGATCTACGCCGGCGACGGCAAGATCATCGACGCGGGCAACTCGAGCACCGGTGTCACCGAGCGCGACATCTGGACCGACGACGTGTCCTACGGCCGCTTCTGA
- a CDS encoding long-chain fatty acid--CoA ligase, which produces MPATHATGEALELTDRDLLPLRPWRRAQEDPQHPSFSHVVDGDWQTITAGEHLESLVATVRGLVASGVAAGDRVVLMADTRYEWLLLDEAIWNAGAGTVPVYPSSSRSQLEWIVRDSGARVLLVETPAMAQLATGLDVEVLVIDDGALATLAERGQTVAEDEVHARRDAVTFDGLAGIVYTSGTTGRPKGVVLTHRHLAAEVAGCLAHPIGEVGAPGRRILMFLPMAHVLARSVAYIAAQSGATVGFWSDFSTIVEKFGSFRPHMVVGVPRVFEKVHAGIRAKAAGRRVSAAVFAKGEQVAIDWSRAVGDDPRPGRPGLRLRVLHAVFDRLLYAKVRAALGGETMYEISGGGALGERLGHFFRGVGVPIHEGYGLTETCAAITVNGPGQQRVGTVGRPLPGNEVRIGEDGAIEVRGAVVTDEYWGNDEATRSSIVDGWFATGDLGSLDDEGYLTITGRAKEIIVTAGGKNVVPGPLEDVLRSHPLVSQAMVVGEGRPFVAALITLDPETERPADPQAELQGVVDEANELVSKAEGIKKFVVLDDDFTEESGEMTATQKLRRHVIETQRAEAIEGLYAKR; this is translated from the coding sequence GTGCCCGCCACCCACGCCACCGGCGAAGCCCTCGAGCTCACCGACCGCGACCTGCTCCCCCTTCGTCCCTGGCGTCGGGCGCAGGAGGACCCGCAGCATCCCTCCTTCAGCCACGTCGTCGACGGCGACTGGCAGACCATCACCGCCGGAGAGCACCTCGAGAGCCTCGTTGCGACGGTCCGGGGACTCGTCGCAAGCGGCGTCGCCGCCGGTGACCGTGTGGTGCTCATGGCCGACACCCGCTATGAGTGGCTGCTGCTCGACGAGGCGATCTGGAACGCCGGGGCCGGCACCGTCCCCGTCTACCCGTCGTCGTCGCGCAGCCAGCTCGAGTGGATCGTCCGCGACTCCGGCGCGCGGGTCCTGCTCGTCGAGACGCCGGCGATGGCACAGCTGGCCACCGGTCTCGACGTCGAGGTCCTCGTCATCGACGACGGCGCCCTCGCCACCCTCGCCGAGCGCGGTCAGACCGTGGCCGAGGATGAGGTGCACGCGCGCCGGGACGCAGTGACCTTCGACGGCCTCGCCGGGATCGTCTACACCTCCGGCACCACCGGTCGGCCGAAGGGGGTCGTCCTCACCCACCGGCACCTCGCCGCCGAGGTCGCGGGCTGCCTGGCACACCCGATCGGCGAGGTCGGGGCGCCCGGCCGCCGCATCCTGATGTTCCTGCCGATGGCGCACGTGCTCGCCCGCTCCGTCGCCTACATCGCCGCGCAGTCCGGCGCCACGGTCGGCTTCTGGTCCGACTTCTCGACGATCGTCGAGAAGTTCGGCTCCTTCCGTCCGCACATGGTCGTCGGCGTACCCCGGGTCTTCGAAAAGGTGCACGCCGGCATCCGCGCCAAGGCGGCCGGGCGCCGCGTCTCCGCCGCCGTCTTCGCGAAGGGGGAGCAGGTCGCCATCGACTGGAGCCGGGCCGTGGGCGACGACCCGCGCCCGGGCCGCCCCGGGCTGCGGCTGCGGGTGCTGCACGCGGTCTTCGACCGGCTGCTCTACGCCAAGGTCCGCGCGGCCCTCGGCGGGGAGACGATGTACGAGATCAGCGGCGGCGGGGCGCTCGGCGAGCGCCTCGGCCACTTCTTCCGCGGCGTCGGCGTGCCGATCCACGAGGGCTACGGCCTGACCGAGACCTGCGCGGCGATCACCGTCAACGGGCCCGGCCAGCAGCGTGTCGGCACCGTCGGCCGGCCGCTGCCGGGCAACGAGGTGCGCATCGGCGAGGACGGGGCGATCGAAGTCCGCGGCGCCGTCGTCACCGACGAATACTGGGGCAACGACGAGGCGACGCGGTCGTCGATCGTCGACGGCTGGTTCGCCACCGGTGACCTCGGCTCGCTCGACGACGAGGGCTATCTGACGATCACCGGCCGGGCCAAGGAGATCATCGTGACCGCGGGCGGCAAGAACGTCGTGCCCGGTCCGCTCGAGGACGTGCTGCGCTCCCACCCGCTCGTCTCCCAGGCGATGGTCGTCGGCGAGGGACGGCCCTTCGTCGCAGCGCTCATCACGCTCGACCCGGAGACGGAGCGCCCCGCCGACCCGCAGGCCGAGCTGCAGGGCGTCGTCGACGAGGCCAACGAGCTGGTCTCCAAGGCCGAGGGGATCAAGAAGTTCGTCGTCCTCGACGACGACTTCACCGAGGAGTCGGGCGAGATGACCGCGACGCAGAAGCTCAGGCGCCACGTCATCGAGACCCAGCGCGCCGAGGCGATCGAGGGGCTCTACGCGAAGCGCTGA
- a CDS encoding class F sortase — MASPTPDPTRTATVAPIPDDSTSSSSASASTSTSASEGLVMSPDRMGPERLYVPSLGIYASLDGVKFSGGSLDIPREPWRVGRDVWSAPLDAGAGTTLLAGHVDLSGTPGALARLSDARPGALVHVTDGAGRRSTFVTTSLQSYSKVSLPRSIFAVDGPRQLALVTCGGPVMTIDGEQHYRDNVVLTAVPASS, encoded by the coding sequence GTGGCATCGCCGACCCCGGACCCGACCCGCACGGCGACCGTCGCCCCGATCCCGGACGACTCGACCTCGTCCTCCAGCGCCTCGGCCAGCACCTCGACGAGCGCGAGCGAGGGCCTGGTCATGTCGCCCGACCGGATGGGGCCCGAGCGCCTCTACGTGCCCTCGCTCGGGATCTACGCCAGCCTCGACGGGGTGAAGTTCAGCGGCGGGTCCCTCGACATCCCGCGGGAGCCGTGGCGGGTCGGTCGCGACGTGTGGTCCGCCCCGCTCGACGCGGGCGCGGGCACGACCCTGCTCGCGGGGCACGTCGACCTGTCGGGGACGCCGGGCGCTCTCGCGCGGCTCAGTGACGCCCGTCCGGGAGCGCTGGTCCACGTCACCGACGGTGCGGGTCGTCGGTCGACCTTCGTCACGACGAGCCTGCAGAGCTACTCCAAGGTGTCCTTGCCCCGCTCGATCTTCGCGGTCGACGGCCCCCGCCAGCTCGCCCTCGTCACCTGCGGCGGCCCGGTGATGACGATCGACGGGGAGCAGCACTACCGCGACAACGTCGTGCTCACGGCGGTGCCGGCGAGCAGCTGA